The Camelus dromedarius isolate mCamDro1 chromosome 1, mCamDro1.pat, whole genome shotgun sequence genome has a window encoding:
- the ZFYVE28 gene encoding lateral signaling target protein 2 homolog isoform X3, translating to MMNRFRKWLYKPKRSDPQLLAQFYHADEELSQVAAELDSLDGRKDPQRCTLLVSQFRSCQDNVLNIINQIMDVCIPQDRAPRDFCVKFPEEIRHDNLAGQLWFGAECLAAGSIIMNRELESMAMRPLAKELTRSLEDVRGALRDQALRDLNTYTEKMREALRHFDVLFAEFELSYVSAMVPVKSPREYYVQQEVIVLFCETVERALDFGYLTQDMIDDYEPALMFTIPRLAIV from the exons CGGTCGGACCCGCAGCTGCTGGCCCAGTTCTACCATGCGGACGAGGAGCTGAGCCAGGTGGCCGCCGAGCTGGACAGTCTGGACGGGCGGAAGGACCCCCAGCGCTGCACGCTGCTCGTCAGCCAGTTCCGCTCCTGCCAG GACAACGTGTTAAACATCATTAACCAGATCATGGACGTGTGCATCCCCCAGGACCGCGCCCCACGGGATTTCTGTGTCAAGTTCCCCGAGGAGATCCGGCACGACAACCTGGCCGGCCAGCTGTGGTTTGGCGCCGAG TGCCTGGCCGCCGGCTCCATCATCATGAACCGCGAGCTGGAGAGCATGGCCATGCGCCCGCTGGCCAAGGAGCTGACCCGCAGCCTGGAGGACGTGCGGGGCGCCCTCCGCGACCAGGCGCTGCGGGACCTCAACACGTACACGGAGAAGATGCGGGAGGCGCTGAGGCACTTCGACGTGCTGTTCGCCGAGTTCGAGCTGAG CTACGTGTCAGCCATGGTGCCCGTGAAGTCCCCCAGGGAGTACTACGTGCAGCAGGAGGTCATCGTGCTGTTCTGCGAGACGGTGGAGAG GGCCCTGGACTTCGGGTACCTGACCCAGGACATGATTGACGACTATGAGCCGGCGCTGATGTTCACCATCCCCCGTCTGGCCATCGTGTG A